Proteins encoded together in one Mycobacterium noviomagense window:
- a CDS encoding GuaB1 family IMP dehydrogenase-related protein: protein MRFLDGHRPGYDLTYDDVFIVPNRSDVASRFDVDLSTYDGSGTTIPVVVANMTAVAGRRMAETVARRGGIVILPQDLPITAVQQTVQFVKSRDRVVDTPVMLAPDDSVSDAMALIHKRAHGAAVVVFEGRPIGLVTESACVGVDRFTRVRDVATTDFVTAPVGTDPRKLFDLLEHAPIDVAVLTAADGTLVGVLTRTGALRAGIYAPATDAAGRLRVGAAVGITGDVGAKAQALVEAGVDVLVIDTAHGHLVKALDAVKAVASLDLGVPLAAGNVVSAEGTRDLIDAGASIVKVGVGPGAMCTTRMMTGVGRPQFSAVLECACAARELGAHVWADGGVRHPRDVALALAAGAANVMIGSWFAGTYESPGDLMRDRDDRPYKESYGMASKRAVVARTAADSAFDRARKALFEEGISTSRMGLNPDRGGVEDLIDHITSGVRSTCTYVGASTLAELHERAVIGVQSAAGFAEGHPLPFGW from the coding sequence ATGAGATTTCTCGACGGGCACCGGCCCGGCTACGACTTGACGTACGACGACGTGTTCATCGTGCCGAACCGTTCCGACGTGGCGTCGCGGTTCGACGTCGATCTGTCCACCTACGACGGCTCCGGCACCACGATCCCGGTGGTGGTCGCGAACATGACGGCGGTCGCCGGCCGCCGGATGGCCGAGACGGTGGCCCGCCGCGGCGGCATTGTGATTCTGCCGCAAGACCTTCCGATCACCGCGGTGCAGCAGACGGTGCAATTCGTCAAGAGTCGCGACCGGGTCGTCGACACGCCGGTGATGTTGGCTCCCGACGATTCGGTGTCGGATGCCATGGCGCTGATCCACAAACGCGCCCACGGGGCCGCGGTGGTGGTCTTCGAAGGCCGTCCCATCGGGCTGGTGACCGAATCGGCGTGCGTGGGCGTGGACCGCTTCACCCGCGTGCGTGACGTCGCCACCACCGACTTCGTCACCGCGCCGGTGGGCACCGATCCGCGCAAGTTGTTCGACCTGCTCGAGCACGCGCCGATCGACGTGGCCGTGTTGACAGCAGCCGACGGCACGTTGGTGGGCGTGCTGACCCGCACCGGCGCCCTTCGTGCCGGTATCTATGCCCCGGCCACTGACGCGGCCGGCCGGTTGCGCGTCGGCGCCGCAGTCGGCATCACCGGCGATGTGGGCGCCAAGGCTCAGGCGTTGGTCGAGGCGGGCGTCGACGTGCTGGTCATTGACACCGCACACGGACATCTGGTCAAGGCGCTGGACGCGGTCAAGGCGGTCGCGTCGCTGGACCTCGGCGTGCCGCTGGCCGCGGGCAACGTGGTGTCGGCCGAGGGCACCCGCGATCTGATCGACGCGGGCGCGAGCATCGTCAAGGTCGGCGTGGGTCCCGGTGCCATGTGCACCACCCGGATGATGACCGGTGTGGGCCGCCCGCAATTCTCGGCTGTCCTCGAATGTGCTTGTGCTGCAAGGGAACTAGGTGCCCACGTGTGGGCCGACGGCGGAGTCCGCCACCCGCGGGATGTCGCGCTGGCGCTGGCCGCCGGCGCGGCCAACGTGATGATCGGCTCGTGGTTTGCCGGCACCTACGAATCGCCCGGCGATCTGATGCGCGACCGCGACGACCGGCCCTACAAGGAGAGCTACGGCATGGCCTCCAAGCGGGCGGTGGTGGCCCGCACCGCCGCCGACAGCGCCTTCGACCGGGCCCGCAAAGCGTTGTTCGAGGAAGGCATCTCGACGTCGCGGATGGGCCTGAATCCGGACCGCGGCGGCGTCGAGGACCTCATCGACCACATCACCTCCGGGGTGCGCAGCACGTGCACCTACGTCGGGGCATCGACCCTCGCAGAACTGCACGAGCGGGCGGTGATCGGGGTCCAGTCGGCGGCGGGTTTCGCGGAGGGGCACCCGCTGCCGTTCGGCTGGTGA
- the gndA gene encoding NADP-dependent phosphogluconate dehydrogenase encodes MSTAQIGVTGLAVMGSNIARNFARHGYTVALHNRTVAKTDALLKEHGSEGNFVRTETIPEFLAALEKPRRVLIMVKAGDATDAVINELADAMEEGDIIIDGGNALYTDTIRREKAMAERGLHFVGAGISGGEEGALNGPSIMPGGPAESYESLGPLLEEISAHVDGVPCCTHIGPDGSGHFVKMVHNGIEYSDMQLIGEAYQLLRDGLGLTAPQIADVFSEWNTGDLDSYLVEITAEVLRQIDAKTGQPLVDVIVDEAEQKGTGRWTVKSALDLGVPVTGIAEAVFARALSGSVAQRKATTGLASGRLGERPSDPDTFTEDIRQALYASKIVAYSQGFNQIQAGSAEYGWDITPGDLATIWRGGCIIRAKFLNRIKEAFDADPNLASLLVAPYFRSAVESAIDGWRRVVSTATQLGIPIPGFSSALSYYDALRTERLPAALTQAQRDFFGAHTYARIDAPGKFHTLWGGDRSEVPA; translated from the coding sequence ATGAGCACCGCGCAGATCGGCGTCACCGGCCTAGCCGTGATGGGGTCGAACATCGCCCGCAACTTCGCCCGCCACGGCTACACCGTGGCACTGCACAACCGGACCGTCGCCAAGACCGACGCACTGCTCAAAGAGCACGGCTCCGAGGGCAACTTCGTGCGCACCGAGACGATCCCGGAATTCCTTGCCGCCCTGGAAAAACCGCGCCGTGTGCTGATCATGGTCAAGGCCGGCGACGCCACGGACGCGGTCATCAACGAGCTCGCCGACGCGATGGAAGAAGGCGACATCATCATCGACGGCGGCAACGCGCTCTACACCGACACCATCCGCCGGGAAAAGGCGATGGCCGAGCGCGGGCTGCACTTTGTCGGCGCAGGCATCTCCGGCGGCGAGGAGGGCGCGCTGAACGGGCCGTCGATCATGCCTGGCGGGCCGGCAGAGTCCTACGAATCGCTGGGCCCGCTGCTCGAAGAGATCTCCGCCCACGTCGACGGGGTGCCGTGCTGCACCCACATCGGGCCCGACGGCTCGGGGCATTTCGTCAAGATGGTGCACAACGGCATCGAGTACTCCGACATGCAGCTCATCGGCGAGGCCTATCAGCTGCTGCGTGACGGACTGGGGCTGACCGCGCCGCAGATCGCCGACGTGTTCAGCGAGTGGAACACCGGCGACCTGGACAGCTACCTGGTCGAGATCACCGCAGAAGTGCTGCGGCAGATCGACGCCAAGACGGGCCAACCGCTGGTCGACGTCATCGTCGACGAGGCCGAGCAGAAAGGCACCGGCCGCTGGACCGTCAAGTCCGCCCTGGACCTGGGTGTCCCGGTCACGGGTATCGCCGAAGCGGTGTTCGCCCGCGCACTGTCGGGATCGGTGGCCCAGCGCAAGGCCACCACCGGGCTGGCGTCGGGCCGGCTCGGCGAGCGGCCCAGCGACCCCGACACCTTCACCGAGGACATCCGCCAGGCCCTGTACGCCTCGAAGATCGTCGCGTATTCGCAAGGGTTCAACCAGATTCAGGCGGGCAGCGCCGAATACGGTTGGGACATCACTCCGGGCGACCTGGCGACGATCTGGCGCGGCGGCTGCATCATCAGGGCCAAGTTCCTCAACCGCATCAAAGAAGCCTTCGACGCCGACCCCAATCTGGCCAGCCTGCTCGTCGCGCCGTATTTCCGCAGCGCGGTCGAATCAGCGATCGACGGCTGGCGCCGCGTGGTGTCCACCGCTACCCAATTGGGTATCCCCATTCCCGGGTTCTCCTCGGCGCTGTCGTACTACGACGCATTGCGCACCGAACGGCTGCCGGCGGCGCTCACGCAGGCGCAGCGCGACTTCTTCGGTGCGCACACCTACGCCCGCATCGACGCGCCGGGCAAGTTCCACACGTTGTGGGGCGGGGACCGCAGCGAGGTACCGGCATAA
- a CDS encoding M56 family metallopeptidase, with translation MSALAFTILAALLVGPVPALLARARWPLRAPRATVVLWQAIALAAVLSAFSAGIAIASRLLMPGPDGRPTASIVGDIGRLGWPLWALYVGVFALTVLVGARLAIAVLKVAIGTRRRRAHHRMLVDLLGARAGAPAQDGPRTRDLRILGVAQPLAYCLPGVRSRVVLSEGTLAALSDAEVSAILSHERAHLRARHDLVLEGFTAVHAAFPRLVRSAGALDAVQLLVELLADDAAVRAAGRAPLARALVACASGRTPSAALAAGGPSTLVRVRRLSGRGNSRMLAAAVYAAAAAVLVVPTIALAIPWLIELQRLFIA, from the coding sequence GTGTCCGCGCTGGCCTTCACCATTCTCGCGGCGCTGCTGGTCGGCCCGGTACCGGCCCTGTTGGCCCGCGCCAGATGGCCGCTGCGGGCCCCGCGGGCCACGGTCGTGCTGTGGCAGGCCATTGCGCTCGCCGCGGTGCTCTCGGCGTTCAGCGCCGGCATCGCAATTGCCAGCCGGCTGCTGATGCCAGGTCCCGACGGGCGGCCGACAGCGAGCATCGTCGGCGATATCGGGCGATTGGGCTGGCCGTTGTGGGCGCTGTACGTCGGGGTCTTCGCGCTTACTGTGCTGGTCGGTGCACGGCTGGCAATTGCGGTGCTGAAAGTCGCGATCGGCACGCGACGACGCCGTGCCCACCACCGAATGCTTGTCGATCTGCTCGGCGCTCGTGCCGGGGCGCCCGCACAGGACGGCCCACGGACGCGCGACCTGCGCATTCTGGGTGTGGCGCAGCCGCTGGCGTACTGCCTGCCCGGGGTGCGTAGCCGCGTGGTGCTCAGCGAAGGGACGCTGGCCGCCCTCAGCGACGCGGAGGTGTCGGCAATACTCAGCCACGAGCGGGCGCACCTGCGGGCGCGGCACGACCTGGTTCTCGAGGGCTTCACCGCGGTACACGCCGCCTTTCCCCGGTTGGTTCGCAGCGCGGGCGCGCTGGATGCGGTGCAGTTGCTGGTCGAGCTGCTTGCCGACGACGCGGCGGTGCGCGCTGCGGGCCGCGCTCCCCTGGCTCGGGCGCTGGTGGCGTGCGCGTCCGGGCGGACACCCTCGGCGGCGCTGGCCGCCGGCGGTCCCAGCACGCTGGTGCGCGTGCGCCGGCTATCCGGGCGCGGCAATAGCCGCATGCTGGCTGCAGCTGTGTATGCCGCCGCAGCAGCGGTGTTGGTGGTGCCGACAATAGCGCTGGCCATACCGTGGCTGATCGAGCTGCAGCGACTGTTCATCGCCTAG
- a CDS encoding BlaI/MecI/CopY family transcriptional regulator: MAKLTRLGDLERAVMDHLWSEPEPQTVRQVHEALSAQRDLAYTTVMTVLQRLAKKNLVSQIRDDRAHRYAPVHSRDELVAGLMVDALDQAADSGSRQAALVHFVERVGADEADALRRALGELEAGHRKTPPASAGPEG; encoded by the coding sequence ATGGCCAAGCTGACGCGCCTGGGAGATCTCGAACGTGCGGTGATGGACCACCTGTGGTCCGAGCCGGAGCCCCAAACCGTTCGCCAAGTGCACGAAGCGTTATCGGCACAGCGCGACCTCGCCTACACCACCGTGATGACAGTGCTGCAACGGTTGGCCAAGAAGAACTTGGTCTCCCAAATCCGCGACGACCGCGCTCACCGCTACGCACCGGTGCACAGCCGCGACGAACTGGTCGCCGGACTGATGGTCGACGCGCTCGACCAGGCGGCGGACTCGGGCAGCCGGCAGGCGGCGCTGGTGCACTTCGTGGAACGCGTCGGCGCCGACGAGGCCGACGCGCTGCGGCGGGCGCTGGGCGAATTAGAGGCCGGCCACCGCAAAACCCCACCTGCTAGCGCAGGCCCCGAGGGCTGA
- a CDS encoding iron reductase has protein sequence MSVLSDDPLIAAMAIERPLPLHQSSRRLRELYPASPRVYGVAVLADVSRRRWWPLASALTTNRLQVMFDDAAAGMDRRAAARDVAATLVHTVIGRVVALVVLEARAWDPGLDNLWVHVDAEGAIDWLAVVDPMLRGLPEDPELHEPVVRLPSEAALATWVAHRCHRSLAPLFAELRAVSGGAMPVASMWQLVGSAVVTAATQVPQLAGTCEVAGMRRGQAVLEALVDFGLPVRGPLFRHRHTSRNLAKLGQPCLC, from the coding sequence GTGTCTGTTCTCAGCGACGACCCGCTGATCGCGGCTATGGCTATCGAGCGACCGCTGCCGCTGCACCAATCGAGTCGACGGCTGCGCGAGCTATATCCAGCCAGCCCGCGCGTCTACGGCGTCGCAGTACTGGCCGACGTCTCGCGGCGCCGCTGGTGGCCACTGGCGTCGGCCCTGACAACCAACCGCCTTCAAGTGATGTTCGACGATGCCGCCGCCGGAATGGACCGCCGGGCGGCGGCCCGGGACGTGGCGGCCACCCTGGTACATACGGTGATCGGACGGGTGGTGGCCCTGGTGGTCCTCGAGGCGCGGGCCTGGGATCCGGGCTTGGACAACCTCTGGGTGCACGTCGACGCCGAGGGTGCTATCGACTGGCTCGCGGTGGTCGACCCGATGCTGCGGGGTTTGCCCGAAGATCCCGAACTGCATGAGCCGGTGGTGCGGCTGCCGAGCGAAGCCGCGTTGGCAACCTGGGTCGCGCACCGCTGCCACCGCAGCCTTGCGCCGTTGTTCGCCGAATTGCGCGCGGTCAGCGGCGGGGCGATGCCGGTGGCGTCCATGTGGCAGCTGGTCGGATCGGCGGTCGTCACGGCCGCGACGCAGGTGCCGCAACTGGCCGGTACCTGCGAGGTGGCCGGCATGCGGCGCGGTCAAGCCGTGCTGGAGGCGCTGGTCGACTTCGGTCTGCCGGTGCGGGGTCCGCTGTTCCGGCACCGGCATACCAGCCGAAACCTTGCGAAATTAGGGCAGCCTTGCCTATGCTGA
- a CDS encoding PaaI family thioesterase yields the protein MQPLPDHVLPPDFTAPFDTEIGLVFTELSPDGARAQLEIQPKLLQPMGIVHGGVYCSMIESMASVSAWTWLNAHGGGSVVGVNNNTDFLRAISAGTVYGTTTPIHRGRRQQLWLVTITDGDERIVARGHVRLQNLEAQPDS from the coding sequence GTGCAACCGCTGCCGGACCATGTGCTGCCGCCGGATTTCACCGCGCCGTTTGACACCGAAATCGGGCTCGTGTTCACCGAATTGAGCCCCGACGGCGCGCGAGCGCAGCTTGAAATTCAGCCGAAGCTTCTGCAACCGATGGGCATCGTGCACGGCGGGGTGTACTGCTCGATGATCGAAAGCATGGCTAGTGTCTCCGCCTGGACCTGGCTGAACGCGCACGGCGGCGGCTCCGTCGTGGGCGTCAACAACAACACCGATTTCCTGCGCGCGATCAGCGCGGGGACGGTGTACGGCACCACGACGCCGATACACCGCGGCAGACGTCAGCAACTATGGCTGGTCACCATCACCGACGGCGACGAGCGAATCGTCGCCCGCGGGCACGTACGACTGCAGAACCTGGAAGCTCAACCGGACAGCTAG
- a CDS encoding NAD(P)/FAD-dependent oxidoreductase: MSAQPEATAAPGRRHQVVIIGSGFGGLNAAKKLKRAPKGTQVDIKLIARTTHHLFQPLLYQVATGIISEGEIAPPTRVVLRRQRNAQVLLGDVTRIDLAGKYVVSELLGHSYKTHYDSLIVAAGAGQSYFGNDHFAEFAPGMKSIDDALELRGRIMSAFEAAERSSDPERRKKLLTFTVIGAGPTGVEMAGQIAELAEYTLKGAFRHIDPTTARVILLDAAPAVLPPMGEKLGKKAAARLEKMGVEIQLGAMVTDVDRNGITVKDSDGRIRRIESSCKVWSAGVSASPLGRDLAEQSGVELDRAGRVKVLPDLTIPGHPNVFVVGDMAAVDGVPGVAQGAIQGGKYAANTIKAELAGADPTAREPFQYFDKGSMAAVSRFSAVAKIGPLEFGGFIAWLIWLVLHLAYLIGFKSKITTLLSWTVTFLSTRRGQLTITEQQAFARTRLEQLAVLAAEAHRGETKVAS, translated from the coding sequence ATGAGTGCCCAACCCGAAGCCACTGCTGCGCCCGGTCGTCGCCACCAGGTTGTCATCATCGGATCCGGATTCGGTGGACTCAACGCGGCCAAGAAGCTCAAGAGGGCTCCAAAAGGAACCCAAGTCGACATCAAGCTGATCGCCCGCACGACGCATCACTTGTTCCAGCCGCTGCTGTACCAGGTTGCGACCGGGATCATCTCCGAAGGCGAGATCGCGCCGCCGACGCGGGTGGTGCTGCGCCGGCAGCGCAATGCGCAAGTCCTGCTGGGTGATGTCACGCGCATCGACCTGGCAGGTAAGTACGTCGTCTCGGAGCTGCTCGGCCACAGCTACAAAACGCACTATGACAGCCTGATCGTTGCCGCCGGGGCCGGGCAGTCGTACTTCGGCAACGACCACTTCGCCGAGTTCGCGCCCGGCATGAAGTCGATCGACGATGCGCTGGAGCTGCGTGGCCGGATCATGAGCGCGTTCGAGGCGGCGGAACGGTCCAGCGACCCGGAGCGACGCAAGAAGCTGCTGACGTTCACCGTGATCGGCGCCGGACCCACCGGAGTGGAAATGGCCGGGCAGATCGCCGAATTGGCCGAATACACCCTGAAAGGCGCGTTCCGACACATCGACCCGACCACTGCCCGGGTCATCCTGCTCGACGCCGCTCCGGCGGTCCTGCCTCCCATGGGCGAAAAGCTGGGCAAGAAAGCCGCCGCACGGCTGGAGAAGATGGGCGTGGAAATTCAGCTCGGCGCGATGGTCACCGACGTCGACCGTAACGGCATAACCGTCAAAGACTCCGACGGCCGGATCCGGCGCATCGAATCGTCGTGCAAGGTGTGGTCGGCCGGGGTCTCGGCCAGCCCGCTGGGTCGCGATCTGGCCGAGCAGTCCGGCGTCGAACTCGACCGTGCAGGCCGTGTGAAGGTGCTGCCGGACCTGACGATCCCCGGACATCCGAACGTGTTCGTCGTCGGTGACATGGCTGCGGTGGACGGCGTGCCCGGCGTCGCGCAAGGCGCTATCCAGGGCGGCAAGTACGCGGCCAACACGATCAAAGCCGAACTGGCCGGGGCCGATCCGACGGCGCGCGAGCCGTTCCAGTACTTCGACAAGGGGTCGATGGCCGCCGTGTCACGGTTTTCCGCGGTGGCGAAAATCGGGCCGCTGGAGTTCGGCGGCTTCATCGCCTGGTTGATCTGGCTGGTCCTGCACCTGGCGTACCTGATCGGCTTCAAGTCGAAAATCACCACGCTGCTGTCGTGGACCGTGACGTTCCTTTCCACTCGGCGCGGTCAGCTGACGATCACCGAGCAGCAGGCGTTCGCCCGGACCCGCCTCGAACAGTTGGCGGTGCTGGCCGCTGAGGCGCACCGGGGTGAAACGAAAGTGGCCAGCTAG
- a CDS encoding LLM class F420-dependent oxidoreductase encodes MAIRLGLQIPNFSYGTGVEQLFPTVIAQAQEAESAGFDALFVMDHFYQLPVLGSPDQPMLEAYTALGALATATNRIQLGALVTGNTYRNPTLLAKVITTLDVVSAGRAILGIGTGWFELEHTQLGFEFGTFTDRFNRLEEALQIIDPMIKGERPTFSGRWYHTESAMAEPRYRDRIPILIGGSGENKTFSLAARYADHLNLIVGFDEVPRKLEALAKRCDEVDRDRSSLETSMLLTVLVDENASPDVIPAEMSQRMVAGSPAQIAEQVKAKAIDAGLDGVIINLPFYRPGVVAAAAEALRPLVDS; translated from the coding sequence GTGGCTATCCGACTGGGACTGCAGATCCCCAACTTCTCCTACGGCACCGGCGTCGAACAACTCTTCCCGACTGTTATCGCGCAGGCTCAAGAAGCCGAATCAGCCGGTTTTGACGCACTTTTCGTTATGGACCACTTCTACCAACTGCCTGTGTTGGGTTCGCCTGACCAGCCCATGCTGGAGGCCTACACCGCGCTGGGCGCCCTGGCGACCGCGACCAATCGAATCCAATTGGGCGCGTTGGTAACTGGCAACACCTACCGAAACCCGACGCTGCTCGCCAAGGTCATCACCACGCTCGACGTTGTCAGCGCCGGCCGCGCGATCTTGGGAATCGGCACCGGCTGGTTCGAGCTCGAACACACCCAACTCGGTTTCGAGTTCGGCACTTTCACCGATCGGTTCAACCGCCTCGAGGAAGCGCTGCAGATCATCGACCCGATGATCAAAGGCGAGCGGCCGACGTTCTCCGGCCGGTGGTACCACACCGAATCGGCAATGGCCGAACCGCGCTACCGCGACCGCATCCCGATCCTGATCGGCGGCAGCGGCGAGAACAAGACGTTCTCGCTCGCCGCCCGCTACGCGGATCACCTGAACCTCATCGTCGGGTTCGACGAGGTGCCGCGCAAGCTGGAGGCCCTGGCGAAGCGCTGTGACGAGGTCGACCGTGACCGGTCATCGCTGGAGACCAGCATGTTGCTGACCGTGCTGGTTGACGAAAACGCCTCGCCTGACGTCATCCCCGCCGAGATGAGCCAGCGTATGGTGGCCGGCAGCCCCGCACAGATCGCCGAGCAGGTGAAGGCGAAAGCTATCGACGCCGGACTCGACGGGGTCATCATCAACCTACCGTTCTACCGCCCCGGCGTCGTCGCGGCAGCCGCCGAAGCGTTGCGCCCCCTCGTGGATTCGTAA
- a CDS encoding SDR family oxidoreductase gives MAVEVLVTGGDTELGRTVAEGFRDAGHKVTLAGARRDDLEVAAKELEADAIVCDNVDPASLAEARGLFPHHLDTIVNVPAPRWDAGDPRAYSLSDLAGAWRHAWDITVLSAVLTVQTVGDHLRSGGSIVGVVPENPQPGSADAAVKAALSNWVAGQASLFGTRGITVNAVASGRGAQPGYEGLTRTPPPVAAEIARLAVFLTTPAARHITGQTLHVSHGALAHFD, from the coding sequence ATGGCAGTGGAGGTGCTGGTCACCGGCGGCGACACCGAGCTGGGTCGCACAGTTGCCGAAGGCTTTCGCGACGCCGGCCACAAAGTGACGCTCGCCGGCGCACGCCGCGACGACCTCGAAGTCGCCGCCAAGGAACTTGAAGCAGACGCCATCGTGTGCGACAACGTCGACCCCGCGAGCCTCGCCGAAGCTCGCGGGCTGTTCCCGCACCACCTCGACACGATCGTCAACGTGCCAGCACCGCGCTGGGACGCCGGCGACCCCCGCGCCTACTCGCTATCCGACCTTGCAGGCGCATGGCGTCACGCCTGGGACATCACCGTGCTGTCTGCGGTACTGACGGTGCAAACCGTGGGAGATCACCTGCGCTCAGGTGGCTCGATCGTCGGCGTGGTGCCGGAAAACCCGCAGCCCGGGAGCGCCGACGCCGCGGTCAAAGCCGCGCTGTCGAACTGGGTCGCCGGCCAGGCCAGTCTGTTCGGGACGCGCGGAATCACCGTCAACGCGGTTGCCTCCGGCCGCGGTGCGCAGCCCGGCTACGAGGGACTGACCCGCACACCGCCCCCGGTTGCCGCTGAAATCGCCCGGCTCGCGGTGTTTCTCACCACCCCTGCGGCTCGTCACATCACCGGCCAGACACTGCACGTCAGCCACGGCGCCCTGGCGCATTTCGACTAG
- the modA gene encoding molybdate ABC transporter substrate-binding protein, which produces MRRIWVVTGWLVILLVAGLTGCSSKSPSQQASTSPTTQSSSPAPKPLLVFAAASLRPTFDTISAQFKTDNPGASVDINYAGSSELATQLTQGATADVFASADTAQMDKVAKAGLLAGKPVNFASNTLVIVTAPGNPKHVQSFADLGKGGLAVVVCQQPVPCGAATHRIEDKTGVRISPASEEPSVTDVLNKVTSGQADAGLVYVTDATNAGPKVATVNFPEAAAARNVYPIAVLKKSPQPQLAQKFVDAVTSETGQKTLQQTGFAKP; this is translated from the coding sequence ATGCGTCGCATCTGGGTGGTGACCGGTTGGCTGGTAATACTCCTGGTAGCAGGCCTGACTGGATGCAGCTCGAAGTCCCCGTCGCAGCAGGCGTCCACCTCACCGACCACCCAGTCGTCGTCGCCGGCGCCGAAACCCTTGCTGGTCTTCGCCGCCGCCTCGCTCAGACCGACGTTCGACACCATCAGTGCGCAGTTCAAGACCGACAATCCCGGCGCCAGCGTCGACATCAACTACGCCGGATCGTCTGAGCTGGCCACCCAGTTGACCCAGGGTGCCACCGCCGACGTCTTCGCCTCGGCCGACACCGCGCAGATGGACAAAGTCGCCAAGGCCGGGCTGCTGGCCGGCAAGCCGGTCAATTTCGCCTCGAACACGCTGGTCATCGTCACCGCCCCCGGCAATCCGAAGCACGTCCAGTCCTTCGCCGACCTCGGCAAGGGTGGGCTCGCCGTGGTGGTCTGCCAGCAGCCGGTGCCCTGCGGTGCGGCGACTCACCGCATCGAGGACAAGACCGGCGTGCGTATCAGCCCGGCCAGCGAGGAGCCCAGCGTGACCGATGTACTCAACAAGGTCACCAGCGGCCAGGCCGACGCCGGGCTGGTCTACGTCACGGATGCGACCAACGCCGGCCCGAAAGTGGCAACGGTCAACTTCCCCGAAGCAGCGGCCGCACGCAACGTCTATCCCATTGCGGTGCTGAAGAAATCGCCTCAGCCGCAGCTGGCTCAGAAGTTCGTCGACGCGGTGACCAGTGAGACAGGTCAGAAAACTCTGCAGCAGACCGGCTTCGCCAAGCCCTGA
- a CDS encoding ABC transporter permease: MNTAVGVPRWVYVPAAAGTVFVVLPLVAVAAKVDWPHFWSLITSHASTTALVLSIKTAAASTALCIVLGVPMALVLARSTARLVRLLRPLVLLPLVLPPVVGGIALLYAFGRLGLLGRYLETAGVHIAFTTTAVVLAQTFVALPFLVIALEGAARTAGADYEVVAATLGARPSAVWWRVTLPLLVPGLVSGAVLAFARSLGEFGATLTFAGSRQGVTRTLPLEIYLQRVTDADAAVALSLLLVVVAALVVLGVGTRRLTGASAAA; this comes from the coding sequence TTGAACACGGCTGTCGGCGTGCCCCGCTGGGTCTATGTGCCCGCCGCGGCGGGGACGGTGTTCGTGGTGCTGCCGCTGGTGGCGGTCGCGGCCAAGGTCGACTGGCCTCACTTCTGGTCGCTTATCACCAGTCATGCGTCGACGACAGCGCTTGTGTTGAGTATCAAGACCGCGGCCGCCAGCACTGCACTGTGCATCGTGTTGGGCGTGCCGATGGCCCTGGTGCTGGCCCGCAGTACCGCGCGGCTGGTGCGGCTGCTGCGGCCGCTGGTGTTGTTGCCGCTGGTGTTGCCGCCGGTGGTCGGCGGCATCGCGTTGCTCTACGCGTTCGGCCGGCTCGGGCTGCTCGGGCGCTATCTGGAGACGGCCGGGGTCCATATTGCGTTCACCACCACCGCTGTGGTGTTGGCGCAAACCTTTGTGGCGCTGCCGTTTCTGGTCATTGCCCTGGAGGGCGCGGCCCGCACCGCGGGCGCCGACTACGAGGTGGTGGCGGCGACGTTAGGCGCGCGGCCGAGCGCGGTGTGGTGGCGGGTGACGCTGCCGCTCTTGGTGCCCGGTCTGGTTTCTGGAGCGGTGCTCGCGTTCGCCCGTTCATTGGGGGAGTTCGGTGCGACGTTGACCTTCGCCGGTTCGCGGCAAGGTGTCACCCGCACGCTGCCGTTGGAGATCTACTTGCAGCGGGTGACCGACGCCGACGCGGCGGTGGCGTTGTCGCTTCTCCTGGTGGTGGTGGCGGCGCTGGTGGTGCTGGGTGTCGGCACGCGCAGGCTGACGGGAGCCAGCGCGGCGGCATGA